A part of Lacibacter sp. H407 genomic DNA contains:
- a CDS encoding sodium/sugar symporter translates to MHTLQLADYIVFFVYFIAISAYGYYIFHKKKSKTASSKDFFLAEGSLTWWAIGASLIASNISAEHFIGMSGSGFALGLAISTYEWMSAATLIIVAVFIIPLYLKNKIYTMPQFLAKRYNDQVSTIMAVFWLFVYVFVNLTSIIYLGALAISSISPISFEWSIVGLSVFSIIVTLGGMKVIGYTDVIQVLVLLIGGLVTTYLALSLLADKFGFDGNILEALGVLRKEAPEHFHMIFDKSSPHYKELPGMSVLIGGMLINNLAYWGCNQYIVQRALGADLKTARNGILFAAFLKLLIPVIAVLPGITMYVLHQNGMFQQEMADAAGNIKPDHAYPTLMNLLPAGLKGVAFAALTAAIVASLAGKANSISTIFSLDIYKKYFNKEASERKLVLTGRWAVIISMVVAAIVTPALKSLDQAYQFIQEYVGFFSPGVLAIFLLGMFWKRTTAAAALAGAVLTIPVSTVLKFLPMWTNGWFPDYPFLDRMTITFFVIVAMMVSMSLLKPNKPGDTQSIEVDKSMFKVSTPFIIGSIIICGILAALYTVFW, encoded by the coding sequence ATGCATACATTACAACTTGCCGATTACATTGTGTTCTTTGTCTACTTCATTGCTATATCGGCATACGGTTATTATATTTTTCATAAGAAGAAATCAAAAACTGCCAGCTCAAAAGATTTCTTTTTGGCTGAAGGTTCATTAACATGGTGGGCTATCGGTGCTTCACTCATCGCCTCCAATATTTCTGCAGAACATTTTATTGGCATGAGTGGTTCAGGGTTTGCATTAGGTCTTGCTATTTCAACTTACGAGTGGATGTCGGCTGCAACCTTGATCATCGTTGCAGTATTCATCATCCCACTTTATCTCAAGAACAAGATTTACACCATGCCACAGTTTTTGGCAAAACGGTATAACGATCAGGTGAGTACCATCATGGCAGTGTTCTGGTTGTTCGTATATGTATTTGTAAATCTTACTTCTATTATTTATTTAGGAGCATTAGCGATCTCTTCCATTTCACCTATCAGTTTTGAATGGAGCATTGTTGGGTTGAGTGTATTCTCCATCATTGTTACATTGGGTGGAATGAAAGTGATCGGTTATACTGATGTGATACAGGTGTTGGTATTATTGATCGGTGGATTAGTGACAACCTACCTTGCATTATCCTTACTCGCAGATAAGTTTGGTTTTGATGGAAATATTCTTGAAGCGTTAGGTGTATTACGCAAAGAAGCGCCGGAACATTTTCATATGATCTTCGATAAGTCGAGTCCGCACTACAAAGAGTTACCGGGGATGTCGGTATTGATCGGTGGGATGCTCATTAATAATTTAGCTTATTGGGGTTGCAATCAATACATCGTTCAACGTGCATTGGGCGCCGATCTTAAAACTGCACGTAACGGAATTTTGTTTGCAGCATTTTTAAAACTGTTGATCCCAGTTATTGCAGTATTGCCAGGTATTACCATGTATGTGCTGCATCAGAACGGAATGTTTCAACAGGAGATGGCAGATGCAGCAGGGAATATCAAACCCGATCATGCCTATCCAACCTTAATGAACTTATTACCTGCGGGTTTAAAAGGCGTGGCCTTTGCTGCATTAACAGCAGCAATTGTTGCATCGCTTGCAGGAAAAGCAAACAGTATTTCAACTATTTTTTCACTTGATATTTATAAAAAGTATTTCAACAAAGAAGCATCTGAACGAAAGCTGGTACTTACAGGTCGTTGGGCAGTGATCATTTCGATGGTTGTTGCAGCCATTGTTACACCTGCATTAAAATCACTCGACCAGGCTTATCAATTCATACAGGAGTATGTAGGATTCTTTTCACCAGGCGTATTAGCAATTTTCTTATTGGGTATGTTCTGGAAACGTACAACCGCTGCTGCTGCATTAGCAGGTGCGGTGTTAACAATTCCTGTGTCAACGGTATTAAAGTTTTTACCGATGTGGACAAACGGATGGTTCCCTGATTACCCTTTTCTTGATCGTATGACGATCACTTTCTTTGTGATCGTTGCAATGATGGTGAGCATGAGTTTGCTGAAACCAAATAAGCCGGGTGATACACAAAGCATTGAAGTTGACAAATCAATGTTTAAAGTTTCGACACCCTTTATCATTGGTTCTATAATTATTTGCGGCATACTTGCAGCATTGTATACAGTGTTCTGGTAA
- a CDS encoding acyltransferase family protein, giving the protein MNQAATHNQPTKTNNRLLSLDALRGFDMFWIVSGEGIIHGFANAVKQTHGLQQDAVSWQMQVTDDLGFFEKLAVHASNQLHHTVWNGFTFYDLIFPLFIFIAGISMPFSYSKQLSAGVDAKKKIYRSLIKRTILLLLLGMIVNGLLQWKGFEETRFASVLGRIALSCFFAALIYLNSSFRWRIAWVVFILLGYWLVMMVVPVPGFGAGVLTPEGNFAAYIDQLLLPGKMHRPTYDPEGLLSTIPAIATALLGIFTGEYLRSKKETAQAKTMYILVCGVILVLVGWLWSFVFPINKNMWTSSFVLYTGGWSLLLLALFYFVIDVLGFKKWSMPFVWLGCNSILIYMAAHGVVNFMSTSEFLFGGTVQLVDAKWQEAFLWIGVAFIQFAGLYLLYKRKWFLKL; this is encoded by the coding sequence TTGAACCAGGCCGCAACACATAACCAACCAACTAAAACAAACAACAGGCTCTTATCGCTTGATGCTTTGCGTGGCTTTGATATGTTCTGGATCGTAAGTGGCGAAGGAATTATTCATGGTTTCGCCAATGCAGTAAAACAAACACATGGACTGCAACAGGATGCTGTAAGCTGGCAGATGCAGGTGACAGATGACCTTGGGTTCTTTGAAAAACTGGCGGTGCATGCGAGTAATCAACTTCATCATACAGTTTGGAACGGCTTTACATTTTATGATCTTATTTTTCCGCTGTTCATTTTTATTGCAGGCATCAGTATGCCGTTCTCTTATAGTAAACAGTTAAGTGCAGGTGTTGATGCAAAAAAGAAAATTTACCGTTCACTCATCAAACGAACAATATTGTTATTGTTGCTTGGTATGATCGTAAATGGCTTGTTGCAATGGAAAGGATTTGAAGAAACACGTTTTGCAAGCGTGTTGGGACGTATTGCACTGAGTTGTTTTTTTGCTGCATTGATTTATCTCAACAGTTCGTTCAGGTGGCGCATTGCATGGGTTGTGTTCATCTTACTTGGCTATTGGTTGGTGATGATGGTTGTTCCTGTTCCCGGCTTTGGTGCAGGCGTACTAACTCCTGAAGGAAATTTTGCAGCATATATTGATCAGCTGTTATTGCCAGGTAAGATGCATCGGCCAACTTATGATCCGGAAGGATTGCTATCAACCATTCCTGCAATTGCAACAGCGTTGCTGGGCATTTTTACCGGAGAATATTTACGTTCAAAAAAAGAAACTGCACAAGCGAAAACAATGTACATATTGGTTTGCGGAGTAATACTTGTACTTGTTGGTTGGCTTTGGAGTTTTGTATTTCCCATTAACAAAAACATGTGGACGAGTTCTTTTGTGCTTTATACCGGTGGATGGAGTTTGCTGCTGCTTGCTCTGTTTTATTTTGTAATTGATGTGTTGGGTTTCAAAAAATGGAGCATGCCTTTTGTATGGCTGGGTTGCAATTCAATTCTGATTTATATGGCTGCACATGGCGTGGTAAATTTCATGTCAACTTCTGAATTTTTATTTGGCGGTACTGTTCAGCTGGTGGATGCCAAATGGCAGGAAGCTTTTTTATGGATCGGTGTTGCTTTTATACAGTTTGCAGGATTATATCTCCTGTATAAACGAAAATGGTTTTTAAAACTATAA
- a CDS encoding metallophosphoesterase: MQSLLQKSILFFAFVLCHHFLQAQVLVKDSAALPKADAKLIKKEKALHFIAMGDWGRNGADHQREVAKQMGITANEIGSQFTIATGDNFYPSGVISEWDPLWKYSFEDIYTDFRLQWDWYPVLGNHDYKSNPDAQVKYSTISRRWKMPARYYAKTFSINGDTTQQVLLVFIDTNPLIPEFYKNAEYGPHVKGQDTTRQKRWMEKLLSNKSPNIKWKIVVGHHPMYSGGSRTEAYDTKAIRNTLKPMFDKYKVDVYLAGHEHSLQHMLSAGNMHHIISGAASEKTPARLIENSLLSASEYGFFVFSVTGNELLLQTVNDTGRIIYSYIIKK; this comes from the coding sequence ATGCAATCACTACTCCAAAAGTCAATTCTATTTTTTGCTTTTGTTTTGTGCCATCACTTTCTGCAGGCACAGGTATTGGTAAAAGATTCAGCTGCTTTACCAAAGGCAGATGCAAAGTTGATCAAGAAAGAGAAGGCCCTGCATTTTATTGCCATGGGCGATTGGGGACGGAATGGTGCCGATCATCAACGTGAAGTAGCAAAGCAAATGGGTATTACTGCCAATGAAATTGGTTCGCAGTTTACCATTGCAACAGGTGATAATTTTTATCCAAGCGGTGTTATCAGTGAATGGGATCCGCTATGGAAGTATTCCTTTGAAGATATTTATACCGATTTTCGTTTGCAATGGGATTGGTATCCTGTGTTGGGAAATCATGATTACAAAAGCAATCCCGATGCACAAGTAAAATATTCAACCATCAGCAGAAGATGGAAAATGCCTGCACGTTATTATGCAAAAACATTTTCGATCAATGGCGATACAACACAACAGGTTTTGTTGGTATTCATTGATACCAACCCATTGATCCCTGAGTTTTATAAAAATGCAGAATATGGTCCGCATGTAAAGGGGCAGGACACAACGAGGCAAAAACGCTGGATGGAAAAGCTCCTCAGCAATAAATCGCCCAACATTAAATGGAAAATTGTAGTAGGGCATCATCCCATGTATAGCGGTGGCAGCAGAACAGAAGCTTACGACACTAAAGCCATTCGCAATACATTGAAGCCGATGTTCGATAAGTATAAAGTAGATGTTTATCTTGCCGGGCATGAACATAGTTTGCAGCATATGTTATCTGCAGGTAACATGCATCATATCATTTCCGGTGCAGCATCCGAAAAAACACCTGCACGTTTAATTGAAAACAGTTTACTGTCTGCTTCTGAGTATGGCTTCTTTGTATTTTCAGTTACCGGAAATGAATTGTTATTGCAAACAGTAAATGATACAGGGAGAATTATTTACAGCTACATCATAAAAAAATAG
- a CDS encoding RagB/SusD family nutrient uptake outer membrane protein, with translation MNKILKQFIIVIAAGLFMSSCHKIEVTPNSLYTEDVFPKTDAEFQSVMGTIYTSLRGHYSLAYWFAQEISSDEAILPVYGGNWLDGQGYIQLHRHDWNKDHGWITTVWNDANSIVGLCNQTMFIFKNAPEGDSKNTALAELRTLRAYAYWELLDMFGNVPLDTIYPSPGVQAKATRAEVFNFVESELKAALPFLKTATGSSTYGKVTRWMAQAMLAKLYLNAQVYAGTAKYNEAIAACDAIISSGNFAVEGRGTYLNQFSPTNGPSFKEFIFAIPYDPSTSNGYLFHGRYDLNRNLGIKYRYSGSTPGSYSFNQITLNQTSGNGLINARPSGPRATLSSFYNSYFTADANDIRNNQWLVGNQFWSDGSPIMVRTTKKGYDQFYTGSDGGDAYTYQLYIDSVISARLNPTSIDCGNDEIAWNMGIRNIKFLPDANSSSRNQSNDAPIFRYSDILLMKAEAILRGGTATNGQTALSLVNMVRSNRTTSAAWAAVTLDDLYAERAREFTWECWRRNDMIRFGKYETAYGFKTNTDTYRRIFPIPTAAMNTNPKLVQNPGY, from the coding sequence ATGAATAAGATTTTGAAACAATTTATAATAGTGATAGCAGCCGGCTTATTTATGAGCTCCTGCCATAAAATTGAGGTAACTCCCAATTCACTTTATACAGAAGATGTATTCCCAAAAACCGATGCCGAATTTCAGTCGGTAATGGGTACTATTTATACCAGTTTGCGTGGACATTATTCACTTGCCTATTGGTTTGCACAGGAAATCAGTTCCGATGAGGCCATTCTTCCTGTTTATGGTGGTAACTGGCTCGATGGACAAGGATATATTCAACTGCACCGTCACGATTGGAACAAGGACCATGGCTGGATAACAACCGTGTGGAATGATGCCAATTCAATTGTGGGGCTTTGCAACCAAACCATGTTCATTTTCAAAAATGCACCTGAGGGTGATTCGAAAAACACCGCATTGGCAGAATTAAGAACACTGAGAGCTTATGCTTACTGGGAGTTGCTGGATATGTTTGGTAATGTTCCATTAGATACAATTTATCCAAGCCCCGGTGTGCAGGCAAAAGCTACAAGGGCCGAAGTCTTCAACTTTGTAGAATCTGAATTAAAAGCTGCTCTTCCATTCTTAAAAACTGCTACTGGAAGCAGTACTTACGGTAAAGTAACAAGGTGGATGGCGCAGGCCATGCTGGCAAAACTTTATTTGAATGCGCAGGTGTATGCTGGTACTGCAAAATACAATGAAGCGATAGCTGCCTGTGATGCAATTATCAGCTCTGGAAATTTTGCGGTGGAAGGCAGAGGTACTTATTTGAATCAGTTTTCTCCTACAAACGGTCCTTCATTCAAAGAGTTTATTTTCGCTATTCCCTACGATCCTTCTACAAGTAATGGTTATTTATTTCATGGTCGTTACGATCTCAACCGCAACCTTGGCATCAAGTATCGTTATTCAGGCAGTACGCCGGGTAGCTATTCATTCAATCAAATCACTTTAAACCAAACATCAGGAAATGGCTTGATCAATGCACGACCCAGCGGGCCACGTGCTACATTATCCAGCTTTTACAACAGTTACTTTACAGCCGATGCCAATGATATCAGAAATAATCAATGGCTGGTGGGTAATCAATTTTGGTCCGATGGTAGTCCGATCATGGTTCGAACAACCAAAAAAGGATATGACCAGTTTTATACAGGATCTGATGGAGGTGATGCGTATACCTATCAGCTTTACATTGATTCGGTTATTTCTGCACGATTGAATCCTACTTCTATCGATTGTGGTAATGATGAAATTGCATGGAATATGGGTATCCGCAATATCAAATTTTTGCCTGATGCCAATTCATCAAGCCGCAACCAAAGTAATGATGCTCCTATATTCCGGTACTCTGATATTTTGTTGATGAAAGCAGAAGCAATTTTGAGAGGAGGAACTGCCACGAATGGACAAACAGCTCTTTCGCTTGTAAATATGGTACGCAGCAACCGAACTACTTCTGCAGCCTGGGCTGCGGTAACACTTGATGATCTGTATGCTGAACGGGCTCGTGAGTTTACATGGGAGTGCTGGCGCAGAAATGATATGATCCGCTTTGGTAAGTATGAAACCGCTTATGGTTTCAAAACAAATACAGATACATATCGCCGGATATTTCCAATTCCAACTGCGGCAATGAACACAAATCCAAAACTGGTTCAGAATCCGGGTTACTGA
- a CDS encoding SusC/RagA family TonB-linked outer membrane protein — protein MMQIFKQRLLYRYALPGIMVLFLALVTSGVSAQQTQVSGTVKDEKGEPVPSATVSVKGKTVSVTTATNGSFTISAKANDVLVISAVSFAELEVKVTSASTYDIVLSSSSVALTDVVVVGYGRSSKRTISSAITSIKPEDLNRGAIGDVGQLLQGKVPGLNITASGDPNRPAAVILRGASTVNSPQGPFYVIDNIPGADINAVAPDDIASMDILKDASATAIYGNRASNGVIMVTTKKGKKGKLTAAYNGYVGFESVSSSLELMDASQLRAYAQKNSFTPNTNDDKGANTNWMKAIQKGSALSHNHNLSFSGGTDKSIYSASLNYLKKDGIILQSSLERVIGRISAEHHALNDHLTLGLNLMSSNSVASNVPLQNMVFQQAVKFNPMSPVYNADGSFFENFNNPGYFNPVSIIKNAQDDTKYGSLQGNFTAEAKLPFNLTANLNLAYQRGTWLHGEYYNSYYSQNYSTGNFYTNGDPGGGRSLRNFYSNGLAYRGYYQSSSKTMETFLTWGKKFGAHNIKAVLGYSWQKNTNNEGLQTSQTNFVNDYTGYNNLGLGNYQTVNGFAVDYGGAVYEETNFISDFFRLNYDFNEKILVQASVRRDGSSVFGKNKEWGYFPAASVAWRISEEDFLKNVSFINDLKLRVSYGETGNAFGLGAYNAQRLYNKSGTYYNNGVFAASFRSTQGSNPDLQWEVTATKNLGLDYGFLGGKIAGSIDLYEKTTTNMVFPYAVAQSIDPSGFLWLNVGKIRNRGVEFSVNINAVSQKNFSWSTGFNLASNKNVILDLKGPEQYGVNADSTYYTQIDGPGTTGSRLQILAVGGPLGQFYSFQYTGKDANGNSLFLKKDKTETANPSNISDYHPLGSPQPTLMFGWNNTLRYKNFDLNFFVRGVLGNKIFNATRADLSYVVTAGQTNISPYATDDKRTDARNNLFSSRYVEDGSYLRFDNATLGYKFNIKSDYISMLRFYATVNNLFVITKYKGIDPEINQGGASLGVDYNSFYPKTRTVLLGVSVGF, from the coding sequence ATGATGCAAATTTTTAAACAACGATTGCTTTACCGTTATGCATTGCCAGGCATAATGGTTCTTTTTCTTGCACTTGTTACATCAGGTGTAAGTGCACAGCAAACACAGGTTAGCGGAACTGTGAAAGATGAGAAAGGTGAACCTGTACCATCTGCAACAGTATCTGTAAAAGGCAAAACTGTTTCAGTAACAACTGCAACAAATGGTTCATTTACCATTTCAGCAAAAGCAAATGATGTGCTGGTGATCAGTGCCGTTTCTTTTGCAGAACTGGAAGTAAAAGTTACATCTGCTTCAACGTACGACATTGTGCTATCATCTTCATCAGTTGCATTAACAGATGTAGTGGTAGTAGGGTATGGCCGTAGTTCTAAACGAACCATCTCCAGTGCCATCACTTCTATAAAACCGGAAGATCTCAACCGTGGTGCTATTGGCGATGTGGGTCAGTTGTTACAAGGTAAAGTGCCGGGTTTGAATATTACAGCAAGTGGCGATCCAAATCGACCTGCTGCTGTAATCCTTCGTGGGGCATCAACTGTAAACAGTCCGCAAGGTCCGTTTTATGTAATTGACAATATACCGGGTGCAGATATCAATGCAGTTGCTCCGGATGATATTGCTTCCATGGACATTTTAAAAGATGCATCGGCAACAGCCATTTATGGTAACAGAGCTTCGAACGGTGTGATCATGGTTACCACCAAGAAAGGTAAAAAGGGCAAACTGACAGCTGCGTATAATGGCTATGTGGGATTTGAAAGTGTAAGCAGCAGCCTGGAATTGATGGATGCTTCTCAATTAAGGGCCTATGCGCAAAAAAATAGTTTTACACCCAATACAAATGATGATAAAGGTGCCAATACCAATTGGATGAAGGCAATACAAAAAGGTTCAGCGTTATCGCACAACCACAACCTTTCTTTTAGTGGTGGAACAGATAAAAGTATATACAGTGCCAGCCTCAACTATCTCAAAAAAGATGGTATCATTTTACAAAGTAGTTTGGAGCGTGTAATTGGCCGAATCAGTGCAGAGCACCATGCGTTAAACGATCATTTGACGTTGGGTTTAAATCTGATGAGCAGTAACAGTGTAGCATCCAACGTTCCGTTACAGAACATGGTGTTTCAACAAGCTGTAAAATTCAACCCTATGTCGCCGGTGTATAATGCGGACGGTAGTTTTTTTGAAAACTTCAATAATCCGGGATATTTCAATCCGGTATCAATTATCAAGAATGCCCAGGACGATACCAAGTACGGTTCATTACAGGGAAACTTTACAGCAGAGGCGAAACTGCCGTTTAATTTAACGGCGAATCTAAACCTCGCTTACCAGCGTGGCACCTGGCTGCATGGTGAATATTACAATAGTTATTATTCACAAAACTACAGTACAGGAAATTTTTATACCAATGGTGATCCCGGTGGTGGACGCAGCCTGCGTAATTTCTATTCCAACGGTCTTGCTTACAGAGGCTATTATCAAAGCAGTTCAAAAACAATGGAAACTTTTTTGACTTGGGGTAAAAAATTCGGTGCACATAACATCAAGGCTGTTTTAGGATATAGCTGGCAAAAGAATACCAACAACGAAGGATTGCAAACAAGTCAAACCAATTTTGTAAACGATTATACAGGGTATAATAATTTGGGTCTTGGCAACTACCAAACCGTAAACGGATTTGCCGTTGATTATGGTGGAGCTGTTTATGAAGAAACAAATTTCATCTCCGACTTCTTCCGTTTGAATTATGATTTCAACGAAAAGATACTGGTACAGGCTTCTGTTCGGAGAGATGGGAGCTCAGTATTTGGTAAAAATAAAGAGTGGGGTTATTTCCCCGCAGCAAGTGTGGCATGGCGCATTTCAGAAGAAGATTTTCTGAAAAACGTTTCCTTCATCAATGATTTGAAGTTACGTGTGAGTTATGGTGAAACAGGAAATGCATTTGGATTGGGTGCATACAATGCACAGCGTTTGTATAACAAATCAGGAACTTATTATAACAATGGTGTATTTGCTGCATCATTCAGATCTACGCAGGGCTCTAACCCCGATTTACAATGGGAAGTTACAGCAACCAAAAACCTTGGGTTAGATTATGGTTTCTTGGGTGGGAAAATTGCAGGTTCAATCGATCTGTATGAAAAAACTACTACCAACATGGTGTTCCCTTATGCAGTAGCTCAATCAATTGATCCAAGTGGTTTCTTATGGTTGAATGTTGGTAAGATCAGAAACCGTGGTGTTGAGTTCAGTGTAAATATCAATGCAGTAAGCCAAAAGAATTTTAGCTGGAGTACAGGTTTTAACCTTGCCAGCAACAAAAATGTGATCCTTGATCTAAAAGGACCTGAACAATATGGTGTGAATGCTGATTCTACTTATTACACACAAATCGATGGACCTGGTACTACCGGCAGCCGCCTTCAGATTTTAGCAGTAGGTGGTCCGTTGGGACAGTTTTATTCATTCCAGTACACAGGTAAAGATGCAAACGGCAACTCATTGTTCTTGAAAAAAGATAAAACAGAGACAGCCAACCCTTCCAACATTTCGGATTATCATCCTTTAGGTAGTCCGCAGCCTACATTAATGTTTGGTTGGAATAACACACTCCGGTACAAAAATTTTGATCTCAATTTCTTTGTAAGAGGTGTGCTTGGGAACAAAATTTTCAATGCAACACGTGCCGATCTTTCGTACGTGGTTACTGCAGGACAAACCAATATCAGTCCTTATGCAACTGATGATAAAAGAACCGATGCACGGAACAACCTCTTTTCATCACGCTATGTAGAAGATGGTTCTTACCTGCGTTTCGACAATGCTACGTTAGGTTACAAGTTTAATATCAAAAGCGATTACATCAGCATGTTGCGTTTTTATGCTACTGTAAACAACCTGTTTGTAATTACAAAATACAAAGGCATTGATCCTGAAATTAACCAAGGTGGTGCATCATTAGGAGTTGACTATAATAGTTTCTATCCTAAAACACGCACTGTTCTTTTGGGTGTATCAGTTGGTTTTTAA
- a CDS encoding inositol oxygenase family protein, translating to MSKNNFEAVPLNNLDEWEDDLLRRYPDPEAIATAKATDEYRNYEEPARDTVKEFYRLNHTYQTYAFVQEKRKEFLQFNKKEMTVWDAFDFLNQLVDDSDPDTDLDQLQHLLQTSEAIRRDGHPDWMVLVGLMHDMGKVLCLFGEPQWAVVGDTFPVGCAYSDKVVYPEYFAANPDFKDAVYQTKYGVYKPNCGLRNVDMSWGHDEYVYQMLKGHIPEEGLYMLRYHSFYAWHREGAYDHLLDDHDRNMLKWVQLFNPYDLYSKSPEPPDWKKLRPYYEELVAKYLPATLKF from the coding sequence ATGAGTAAAAACAACTTTGAGGCAGTGCCATTGAATAACCTTGACGAATGGGAAGATGATCTTCTCCGTCGTTATCCCGATCCGGAAGCCATTGCAACTGCAAAAGCAACCGATGAATACCGCAATTATGAAGAGCCTGCCAGAGATACGGTGAAAGAGTTTTACCGGCTCAACCATACCTATCAAACCTATGCGTTTGTACAGGAGAAGCGGAAAGAGTTTCTGCAGTTCAATAAAAAGGAAATGACGGTGTGGGATGCGTTTGATTTCCTCAATCAATTGGTGGATGATTCTGATCCTGATACCGATCTTGATCAGTTGCAACATCTGCTCCAAACTTCAGAAGCGATCCGTCGTGATGGTCATCCTGACTGGATGGTGTTGGTGGGGTTGATGCACGATATGGGTAAAGTGCTATGCCTCTTCGGCGAACCGCAATGGGCTGTTGTGGGCGATACGTTTCCTGTTGGTTGTGCCTATTCCGACAAAGTTGTATACCCGGAATACTTTGCAGCCAATCCTGATTTTAAAGATGCTGTTTACCAAACAAAATATGGTGTGTACAAACCCAACTGCGGTTTGCGTAATGTAGATATGAGTTGGGGGCACGATGAATATGTGTACCAGATGCTGAAGGGTCATATTCCGGAAGAAGGATTGTACATGCTCCGTTATCATTCGTTTTATGCGTGGCATCGGGAAGGTGCATACGATCATTTACTGGACGATCACGATCGTAACATGCTGAAATGGGTGCAACTCTTTAACCCTTACGATCTCTATTCAAAAAGTCCTGAACCGCCGGATTGGAAAAAGCTGCGACCGTACTATGAAGAACTGGTTGCAAAATATCTGCCGGCTACACTTAAATTTTAA
- a CDS encoding LacI family DNA-binding transcriptional regulator: MSKLTIKTLAQQLGLSIATVSKAMKDSHEISAETKKKVMALANELNYVPNPYASSLRKQKSKTIAVILPEVADNFFSLAINGIQAVAAQKNYHVLIYLSHESFSIEKDVVNHCCSGRVDGVLISVSSETTDADHIQKLKDENIPFVFFDRDFESLQAPKVVTNDYEGGYQSAKLLLEKGCKHPVFLSTSLSLSICSKRAAGFAAALTDAGLPTENYQYVIDCTGTPEMIFDQVKELMETHIEIDGIVASVERLAMQIYLVSLSSSINIPHDLKVIAFSTLETAPILNPSLTTITQPAFDIGKSAAEILFTLIEKKKHAIAADTKLVLPSTLIERNSTMSN, translated from the coding sequence ATGAGTAAGCTTACAATAAAAACATTAGCCCAACAGCTTGGTCTTTCCATTGCAACGGTGTCAAAAGCCATGAAGGACAGCCACGAGATAAGTGCAGAAACAAAGAAAAAAGTAATGGCACTGGCAAACGAATTGAACTATGTGCCTAACCCTTACGCCAGCAGCCTGCGCAAACAAAAAAGCAAAACCATCGCCGTTATTTTACCGGAAGTAGCAGATAACTTTTTCTCTTTAGCTATCAACGGCATCCAGGCAGTGGCCGCTCAAAAAAATTATCATGTACTCATTTATCTGTCACATGAAAGTTTTTCCATTGAAAAAGATGTGGTGAACCATTGTTGCAGCGGACGGGTAGATGGTGTGCTGATCTCTGTATCCAGCGAGACAACCGATGCCGATCATATCCAAAAACTAAAGGACGAAAACATCCCTTTTGTTTTTTTTGACAGAGACTTCGAAAGCTTACAGGCACCCAAAGTAGTTACTAACGATTACGAAGGCGGCTATCAATCCGCAAAACTCTTATTAGAAAAAGGTTGTAAGCATCCTGTTTTTCTTTCCACGTCACTTTCATTATCCATTTGCAGTAAAAGGGCAGCAGGTTTTGCAGCTGCACTTACTGATGCCGGTTTACCAACAGAGAATTATCAATATGTGATCGATTGTACCGGAACGCCGGAAATGATCTTTGACCAGGTGAAAGAATTAATGGAAACACATATTGAGATCGATGGTATTGTTGCCTCGGTTGAGCGGCTTGCCATGCAGATCTATTTGGTAAGTCTTTCAAGCAGTATCAATATTCCACATGATTTGAAAGTAATTGCTTTTTCAACATTGGAAACGGCGCCGATCTTAAATCCATCGCTCACTACTATTACACAACCAGCTTTCGACATTGGTAAAAGTGCAGCAGAAATTCTTTTTACGTTAATTGAAAAAAAGAAACATGCCATCGCTGCTGATACCAAGCTGGTATTACCATCAACATTGATCGAGCGTAACTCAACGATGAGTAATTAA